A portion of the Burkholderia sp. GAS332 genome contains these proteins:
- a CDS encoding sulfonate transport system substrate-binding protein gives MKRSSALSLLLRRAFIAWSMTVPFTAAALLAPSAARAEDAPKVVRIAVVAYSSGGKTQYAGASALIDADKSLEKALAARHIQLQWVPVSTAAVGTLVNEAFTNHSIDFAGYGDLPSVVVNASGTPTKLIVPGGVGSNTYLVVPANSTAKSIVDLKGKRIALNRGRPWEVTFGKLLAANGLKLSDFKIYNLDPQAGAAAVSAGRVDGFFTLSDAYPLVDKQVGKIIWSTKEAPDAWKMRAELWASDDFVRRYPDITQLVATAYVRAAYWISQPQNRDAFIKILSASGQPENVVRREYDDEKQPWKDQWAPLFTPSLSAHYRDVSAYSQQAKLTSGGVDVNSLLAPQFVNNALKELKLEHYWDASATTNVANR, from the coding sequence ATGAAACGCTCATCCGCTCTCTCCCTGTTGCTACGGCGCGCGTTCATCGCATGGTCGATGACGGTGCCGTTCACCGCCGCCGCGTTACTCGCCCCTTCCGCTGCGCGCGCCGAGGACGCACCGAAAGTCGTGCGGATCGCCGTGGTCGCTTATTCAAGCGGCGGCAAAACGCAATATGCCGGCGCTTCCGCCTTGATCGACGCCGACAAGTCGCTGGAAAAGGCGCTAGCCGCACGCCATATCCAACTGCAATGGGTACCCGTCTCGACCGCGGCGGTTGGTACGCTGGTCAATGAGGCCTTCACGAATCACAGCATCGATTTCGCCGGCTACGGCGATCTGCCCTCGGTCGTGGTCAACGCATCCGGCACGCCTACGAAATTGATCGTGCCAGGCGGCGTGGGCAGCAACACCTATCTGGTCGTGCCAGCCAATTCGACGGCGAAGTCGATCGTCGATCTGAAGGGCAAACGGATTGCGCTCAATCGCGGTCGCCCGTGGGAAGTGACGTTCGGCAAGCTGCTCGCAGCCAACGGCCTGAAACTGTCAGACTTCAAGATCTATAACCTCGATCCGCAAGCCGGCGCCGCCGCAGTCAGCGCGGGCCGGGTCGACGGATTCTTTACGCTCTCGGACGCGTACCCACTCGTGGACAAGCAGGTCGGCAAGATCATCTGGTCGACCAAGGAAGCCCCCGACGCGTGGAAGATGCGTGCGGAACTGTGGGCCTCCGACGATTTCGTGCGCCGGTACCCCGATATCACGCAGTTGGTCGCAACCGCTTACGTGCGCGCTGCCTACTGGATCTCGCAACCGCAAAACCGCGATGCGTTCATCAAGATTCTCAGCGCCTCGGGTCAACCCGAAAACGTGGTGCGCCGCGAGTACGACGACGAAAAGCAGCCATGGAAGGACCAATGGGCGCCCCTTTTCACGCCGTCGCTCAGCGCGCATTACCGCGATGTGTCGGCATATAGCCAGCAGGCCAAGCTCACGTCCGGCGGCGTGGACGTCAATAGCCTCCTCGCGCCGCAGTTCGTCAACAACGCGTTGAAGGAACTCAAGCTTGAACACTACTGGGATGCGAGCGCCACGACGAATGTCGCAAACCGTTGA
- a CDS encoding ABC-type nitrate/sulfonate/bicarbonate transport system, substrate-binding protein → MTDRPDSSSDKQHPFWYARSPVPTPLGIAVHLGWLNGELSADGVAIRSLRDSAGHDASSISDHTLAMSFRQGGSIPAMWARSHRADTRVIGLSWVDESQLILTLPGSGIQSVKQLRGRRIAIPRRSTDRIDIFRASALRGFVNALSLEGMTTRDVELIDVTARTLQSVGDDPATELFTLPLGLSSRALYAAEASALLRGTVDAIYVKGSVGLEVAQLIGAQVVIDIGFHPEPHIRNNNGTPRPLTVNAEVLANHPDIVAGFLKLVVAAGDWARTHPDETAQYVSQETASAIEWVHAAYGGNLHHHLGVNLAAESVAALDDFKNFLFEWGFLETDFEIADWIDPRPMADALHSTLKRRA, encoded by the coding sequence ATGACAGACAGGCCCGATTCGTCATCGGACAAACAGCATCCCTTCTGGTACGCACGCTCGCCGGTGCCGACACCGCTCGGCATCGCCGTCCATCTCGGCTGGCTCAACGGCGAGTTGTCGGCCGACGGCGTCGCGATCCGCTCGCTGCGCGACTCCGCGGGACACGATGCGTCGTCGATCAGCGATCACACGTTGGCGATGTCGTTTCGTCAGGGCGGCAGCATTCCGGCGATGTGGGCCCGCTCGCATCGGGCCGATACACGCGTGATCGGCCTCTCGTGGGTCGATGAATCGCAACTGATCCTGACGCTGCCGGGCTCCGGCATTCAGTCGGTCAAGCAACTGCGTGGCCGGCGCATCGCGATTCCGCGCCGCTCGACCGACCGCATCGATATCTTTCGCGCCTCCGCGCTGCGTGGCTTCGTCAATGCATTGAGTCTGGAGGGCATGACCACGCGCGACGTCGAACTCATCGATGTGACGGCACGCACGCTTCAGTCAGTCGGCGACGATCCCGCCACGGAACTCTTCACCTTGCCACTCGGCCTGTCGAGCCGCGCGCTCTATGCCGCCGAAGCGAGCGCCTTGCTGCGCGGCACGGTGGATGCGATCTACGTGAAGGGGTCGGTCGGACTGGAGGTGGCGCAACTGATCGGCGCGCAAGTGGTGATCGATATCGGCTTTCATCCTGAGCCGCATATCCGCAACAACAACGGCACGCCGCGTCCGCTCACGGTGAACGCGGAAGTGCTCGCCAATCATCCGGACATCGTCGCCGGCTTTCTCAAGCTCGTGGTCGCCGCAGGGGACTGGGCACGCACGCATCCCGACGAAACCGCGCAATACGTATCGCAAGAAACTGCTTCCGCGATCGAATGGGTGCACGCGGCCTATGGCGGCAACCTGCATCACCATCTCGGCGTGAACCTCGCAGCGGAATCGGTCGCCGCGCTCGACGACTTCAAGAACTTCCTGTTCGAGTGGGGTTTCCTCGAAACCGACTTCGAGATCGCCGACTGGATCGATCCGCGCCCGATGGCCGACGCGCTGCATTCGACACTCAAGCGGCGAGCGTGA
- a CDS encoding alkanesulfonate monooxygenase produces MAVEFLWRLPMHGDGRRAHDRHTRGEWNNQTASRVAPKTDSDDFGYIDYLSQVARAADLVGFHGALIPIFRFTEEPWVVAAALARETRNLRLLIAMQPWFMHPAYAAQMAASLQRISRGRVEWNIVTGGGGADQRAYGDFIDHDSRYARTDEFLDVVKGYSAGAPYTHKGRFYQVEEGGLLAPLRSQPVPRIYLAGASDAAMAVAAKHGDVHLSWGEPLAKQKEVIDRARQALDAQNAERDLRFGMRIDILARETEEQAWAELRQMFATVSDSTQLGGTRRTVGAGDSESVGAKRQFALHQGNTQHFDDLIVGPNLWAGMSKIRGGPGCVIVGSHEQVAERLAEYVDIGVSTFILASNPHLEEAYRVGEEVLPLVAGAIDARRTASALRVALA; encoded by the coding sequence ATGGCTGTCGAATTTCTGTGGCGCTTGCCGATGCACGGCGACGGCAGACGCGCACACGACCGGCACACCCGTGGCGAGTGGAATAACCAGACGGCCTCGCGCGTCGCACCGAAAACGGATAGCGACGATTTTGGCTACATCGACTACCTGTCCCAAGTGGCGCGCGCAGCGGATCTGGTCGGCTTTCACGGCGCGTTGATTCCGATCTTCCGCTTTACGGAGGAGCCGTGGGTCGTGGCTGCGGCGCTGGCGCGCGAGACCCGCAATCTGCGTTTGCTTATCGCCATGCAACCCTGGTTCATGCATCCGGCGTATGCCGCGCAAATGGCGGCCAGCCTGCAGCGGATCAGCCGCGGCCGTGTGGAGTGGAACATCGTGACGGGCGGCGGCGGGGCGGATCAGCGCGCTTACGGCGACTTTATCGATCACGACAGCCGCTACGCCCGTACTGATGAATTCCTCGACGTGGTGAAGGGCTATTCCGCCGGCGCGCCCTACACGCACAAGGGCCGCTTTTATCAGGTCGAAGAAGGCGGCTTGCTCGCGCCGTTGCGCAGCCAGCCTGTGCCGCGCATCTATCTGGCCGGCGCCAGCGACGCCGCGATGGCGGTGGCCGCCAAACACGGCGACGTGCATTTGAGCTGGGGCGAACCGCTTGCCAAACAGAAGGAAGTGATCGACCGCGCGCGCCAGGCGCTCGACGCGCAGAACGCCGAGCGCGATCTGCGCTTCGGCATGCGTATCGACATCCTCGCGCGCGAAACGGAAGAGCAGGCGTGGGCCGAGTTGCGGCAGATGTTCGCGACCGTCAGCGACTCGACGCAACTGGGTGGCACGCGGCGCACGGTCGGCGCCGGCGACTCGGAGTCGGTTGGCGCGAAGCGGCAGTTCGCGCTCCACCAAGGCAACACCCAGCATTTCGATGATCTGATCGTCGGGCCGAACCTGTGGGCCGGTATGTCGAAGATTCGCGGCGGCCCCGGCTGCGTGATCGTGGGCAGCCACGAGCAGGTCGCGGAGCGGCTCGCCGAGTACGTGGACATCGGCGTATCGACCTTCATTCTGGCGAGCAACCCACATCTGGAAGAAGCGTACCGAGTCGGCGAGGAGGTTCTGCCGCTGGTGGCGGGGGCGATCGACGCACGCCGAACCGCCTCGGCATTGCGAGTCGCGCTTGCTTAA
- a CDS encoding ABC-type nitrate/sulfonate/bicarbonate transport system, substrate-binding protein, whose product MSTTVAQAATSTALWYTRCPVPTALGIAVHRGWFDEEFGPDGISLNSLQETREPAKRESHFDHSLPSSFRQGGNIPALWARSRGAATRVVGLSWTNEFQAIVTLPGSGIRHSRDLRGRRLGLPRHAISIDFWRAAALKGFLTALELEGLGHSDAQWVDLPEPKREDGEARIAIGKLGQSPGHGSPFRGPHEYGLEVAALVRGDVDAIFVKGVAGLETVHLIDAHVVIDLGAHPDPLVRIGNGTPRTLTVDQALIDERPDLVSRFVSVVVAAGDWATQHAAETVAYIGRETRSSDEWVRYAYGSEVHRHLETNLAQTSIDGLVAFKDFLFEWGFLEHDFDARAWIEPQPYAEVSKYRRAWVA is encoded by the coding sequence ATGAGTACAACCGTTGCGCAAGCCGCGACGTCCACTGCACTGTGGTACACCCGCTGTCCCGTGCCGACCGCGCTCGGTATTGCGGTTCACCGTGGCTGGTTCGACGAGGAGTTCGGACCGGACGGCATCTCGCTGAATTCGTTGCAGGAGACCCGCGAGCCTGCCAAACGCGAATCGCATTTCGATCACAGCCTGCCGTCTTCGTTTCGCCAGGGCGGCAATATCCCGGCGCTGTGGGCGCGTTCGCGCGGCGCGGCGACGCGAGTGGTCGGGCTCTCGTGGACCAATGAATTCCAGGCCATCGTCACGCTGCCGGGCAGTGGCATTCGCCATTCGCGCGATCTGCGTGGTCGGCGTCTGGGCCTGCCGCGACACGCGATCAGTATCGACTTCTGGCGCGCTGCGGCGCTCAAAGGTTTTCTGACTGCGCTCGAGCTCGAAGGCCTCGGGCATAGCGACGCGCAGTGGGTCGATCTACCCGAGCCGAAGCGCGAGGACGGTGAAGCTCGGATTGCCATCGGCAAGCTTGGGCAGTCGCCAGGCCATGGATCGCCGTTTCGCGGGCCGCATGAGTATGGGCTGGAAGTCGCGGCGCTGGTACGCGGCGATGTCGATGCGATTTTCGTGAAGGGCGTGGCAGGACTGGAAACCGTGCATCTGATCGACGCTCACGTGGTGATCGATCTGGGCGCCCATCCCGATCCGCTAGTGCGCATCGGCAACGGCACACCACGCACGTTGACGGTGGATCAGGCGCTCATCGACGAACGCCCCGATCTGGTTAGCCGGTTCGTGTCGGTGGTGGTGGCGGCGGGCGACTGGGCGACCCAACATGCGGCTGAAACCGTGGCCTACATCGGCCGTGAAACGCGTTCATCCGACGAGTGGGTGCGCTACGCGTATGGCAGCGAAGTGCATCGGCATCTGGAAACCAATCTCGCGCAGACCTCGATCGACGGTCTCGTGGCATTCAAGGACTTCCTGTTCGAATGGGGCTTCCTCGAGCACGATTTCGATGCGCGCGCATGGATCGAGCCGCAGCCCTATGCCGAGGTGTCGAAATATCGCCGTGCATGGGTCGCCTAG
- a CDS encoding outer membrane transport energization protein TonB, translating into MTFLTMEGSGTHARRHAARWSGPAVRRSNVPAITPSPLLPQRARAVEHEAGATRRTWGEIGAATLLILALHAGFVLVARYGHVAPLAPVVPPKPLPMTVELTRPPVPLPQAKQAPPPVPQPVKPQPQPPRQLTRAPAPKPSPAVTPLVTPPPQATTPADIAATHVPAPPTPAPAAPPAPVAETAPIGNAAYLHNPAPDYPPIAQDQGWEGRVLLRVHVLPNGQPDSVDIRTSSGRKMLDAAALAAVRRWIFVPAKRGDEAVDGWVNVPIDFKLG; encoded by the coding sequence GTGACATTTCTGACAATGGAGGGCTCGGGTACGCATGCGCGGCGCCATGCGGCGCGCTGGAGCGGCCCGGCGGTGCGCCGTTCCAACGTGCCGGCGATTACGCCGTCGCCGCTGCTGCCACAGCGTGCTCGTGCGGTGGAGCATGAGGCCGGGGCGACGCGCAGGACATGGGGCGAGATCGGCGCTGCCACGCTGCTGATCCTCGCGTTGCACGCGGGATTCGTGCTGGTGGCGCGGTACGGGCATGTCGCACCGCTCGCGCCGGTCGTGCCGCCCAAACCGCTGCCGATGACGGTCGAACTGACGCGGCCACCCGTGCCGCTGCCGCAGGCGAAGCAGGCACCGCCGCCCGTGCCGCAGCCGGTCAAACCGCAGCCACAACCGCCGCGTCAACTGACGCGCGCCCCGGCGCCTAAACCTTCGCCTGCGGTGACGCCGCTCGTCACGCCGCCGCCGCAAGCGACGACACCGGCCGATATAGCCGCCACGCACGTGCCTGCGCCGCCCACACCGGCACCCGCCGCGCCACCCGCGCCGGTGGCTGAAACCGCGCCGATCGGCAACGCCGCGTATCTGCACAACCCGGCGCCCGACTATCCGCCGATCGCGCAAGACCAGGGATGGGAAGGGCGCGTGCTGCTGCGCGTGCATGTGCTGCCAAACGGTCAACCGGATTCAGTCGATATCAGGACCAGCAGCGGCCGCAAGATGCTCGACGCCGCCGCGTTGGCGGCGGTCCGGCGCTGGATTTTCGTGCCGGCGAAGCGGGGAGACGAAGCGGTCGACGGCTGGGTCAACGTGCCGATCGACTTCAAACTGGGCTGA
- a CDS encoding outer membrane transport energization protein ExbB — protein MNGISTTFIVQGALWLLGIFSVVTWTLIVVKAVQSVRASVQSRRFAKQFWAASSFQAAAALEPGVSPVGRVAATGFETLQRADEGNGQDLEHSWSRHDLLERHLRQQIQNERRRLEAGLAVLASIGSTAPFVGLFGTVFGIIHALTAITHSASASIDVVAGPIGEALVATGIGIAVAVPAVLAYNFFVRRVKAASADLDGFATDFVTLAQKAGFRVQGAAIRAQPSVKTVNEAFA, from the coding sequence ATGAATGGCATTTCAACGACTTTCATCGTGCAGGGCGCGCTCTGGCTACTGGGGATTTTCTCGGTGGTGACGTGGACCCTCATTGTCGTCAAGGCTGTGCAAAGCGTGCGCGCGAGCGTGCAGAGCCGACGCTTCGCGAAGCAGTTCTGGGCGGCCAGCAGCTTCCAGGCGGCCGCCGCGTTGGAACCCGGCGTGAGTCCGGTGGGCCGGGTTGCCGCAACCGGCTTCGAGACCTTGCAACGCGCCGACGAAGGCAATGGTCAGGATCTTGAACATAGCTGGAGCCGTCACGATCTGCTGGAGCGCCATTTGCGCCAGCAAATCCAGAACGAGCGCCGCCGCCTCGAAGCCGGCCTCGCCGTGCTCGCGTCGATCGGCAGCACCGCGCCGTTTGTCGGCCTGTTCGGTACTGTGTTCGGCATCATTCATGCGCTGACTGCGATCACGCACAGCGCGTCGGCCAGCATCGACGTAGTGGCGGGGCCGATCGGCGAAGCGCTGGTGGCAACCGGCATTGGTATCGCGGTCGCGGTGCCGGCGGTGCTCGCCTACAACTTCTTCGTACGCCGGGTGAAAGCGGCCTCGGCTGATCTCGATGGTTTCGCAACCGACTTCGTCACGCTAGCGCAGAAAGCCGGATTCCGCGTGCAGGGCGCGGCCATCCGTGCGCAGCCGAGCGTGAAGACCGTCAACGAGGCGTTCGCATAA
- a CDS encoding outer membrane transport energization protein ExbD yields the protein MAFSTSSDNDDVLSEINITPLVDVMLVLLVAFIVTAPLLNNAVHVTLPSTVATAPADQKPAVTVSVDAKGVVYLDKRPTDLRLIGAELSALKANNPDVALNLQADEGVPYGTVAKLMAAIEHAGISKLSVLTANNG from the coding sequence ATGGCCTTCTCAACCTCCTCCGATAACGACGACGTGCTGAGCGAAATCAACATCACACCGCTCGTCGACGTGATGCTGGTGCTGCTGGTCGCGTTCATCGTCACCGCGCCGTTGCTCAACAACGCGGTGCACGTGACCCTGCCCAGCACGGTCGCCACCGCGCCGGCCGATCAGAAGCCCGCCGTGACCGTCAGTGTGGACGCGAAGGGCGTGGTGTACCTCGACAAGCGGCCCACCGATCTGCGTCTGATCGGCGCCGAGCTGTCGGCGCTCAAGGCGAACAACCCGGATGTCGCGCTCAACCTCCAGGCTGATGAAGGTGTGCCCTACGGCACGGTGGCCAAGCTGATGGCGGCGATCGAGCACGCGGGCATCAGCAAGCTGTCGGTATTGACGGCCAATAACGGCTAA
- a CDS encoding ABC-type nitrate/sulfonate/bicarbonate transport system, substrate-binding protein, producing MSTSVSDNIQSIWYTRCPVPTPLGIAAHLGWLDDEFARDGITVRSLQETQHAALRASHVDHTLDNSFRQGGSIPALWARSAGADTRVIALTWVDEAQAIVALPDSGIRSAKDLRGRRVGLPKRAGEKIDIFRAAALRGFVSVLDLEGLSARDVELVDVAAANVRERADGGALPAASFSNPGSVSSRRLYSAEIAALVRGEVDAIYVKGSLGLESAYLIGARVVVDIGFHPEPKVRINNGSPRPLTVNMATLDKHPDIVSRFLARVIDVDGWAREHKQEVLGYLGRETGSGDDWLRLAYGDDVHQRLRTDLDDTSIAALDDFKSFLVEWGFLPADFDIHAWIDPRALAQSHRYAVPR from the coding sequence ATGAGCACTTCGGTTTCAGACAACATCCAGTCGATCTGGTATACGCGCTGTCCGGTGCCGACGCCGCTCGGCATCGCCGCGCATCTCGGCTGGCTCGACGACGAATTCGCGCGCGACGGCATTACCGTGCGCTCGTTGCAGGAAACGCAGCATGCGGCGCTGCGCGCCTCGCACGTCGATCACACGCTGGATAATTCATTTCGCCAGGGGGGCAGCATCCCGGCCTTGTGGGCACGCTCCGCTGGGGCCGATACCCGGGTGATCGCGCTGACGTGGGTGGATGAAGCGCAGGCGATCGTCGCGCTGCCCGATTCAGGCATCCGCTCGGCGAAGGACTTGCGCGGCCGTCGCGTGGGTTTGCCGAAGCGCGCTGGCGAGAAGATCGATATTTTCCGTGCTGCGGCGTTGCGCGGTTTTGTTAGCGTGCTGGACCTCGAAGGACTGTCCGCACGCGACGTTGAACTGGTCGACGTGGCGGCGGCCAATGTGCGCGAGCGTGCGGATGGCGGCGCCTTGCCCGCAGCGTCGTTCAGCAATCCGGGCAGTGTCAGCAGCCGCCGTCTCTATTCGGCGGAAATCGCGGCGCTGGTGCGGGGTGAGGTCGATGCGATCTATGTGAAGGGCTCACTCGGATTGGAGAGTGCCTACCTGATCGGCGCGCGGGTCGTGGTCGACATCGGTTTTCATCCGGAGCCGAAGGTCCGCATCAACAACGGCTCGCCGCGGCCGTTGACCGTCAATATGGCCACGCTGGACAAGCATCCGGACATCGTCAGCCGCTTTCTGGCGCGCGTGATCGACGTGGACGGCTGGGCGCGCGAGCATAAGCAGGAAGTGCTCGGCTATCTGGGCCGGGAAACCGGCTCGGGCGACGACTGGCTGCGGCTCGCTTATGGCGACGACGTGCATCAACGCCTGCGTACCGATCTCGACGACACATCGATCGCCGCACTCGACGATTTCAAGAGCTTCCTCGTGGAGTGGGGTTTTCTGCCGGCGGACTTCGATATCCACGCGTGGATCGATCCGCGCGCGCTTGCGCAATCGCATCGTTATGCGGTGCCGCGTTAG
- a CDS encoding iron complex outermembrane recepter protein, which yields MFKRKTLVVALGGVLAGGVLISPAWAADTAAADAPVEASGAAVQAKQKAKRANKAAADTNLGAVTVTARRRKESIQKVPVAVTALSGDTIKNNELRVVNDITKYVPNFTAQSTEGRERPRWFLRGIGSNDPSDLSLSPIGVYFDDVYINSVFGQGFPLFDLDQIEVLRGPQGTLWGKNTIGGAVSLTSKKPTFDVDGYGKVGFGQYNSRLAEAAIGGPIGSNDVLAARISVYHENGDSFYTNTVADGRFGGFHDNAVRFQLLAVPTSNSDFLLNIHGRNYTGGGDPWHAQGAGPNGANQFGFVGSSDPQTVSLNAPSSDHIASYGGSLTAHWHINSALTLTSITALEGLNRWYQDDEDYSPNYDARSHDTLASHQFSQEFRLESPQNERLSWIAGTHFFTEELSEEGAGGGLPDSPGGPASTFYHLTELTQHTQSAAVFGSVKYRFTDRFNLTGGLRYTIERKTINLTGLQNTGPVAFSDVSNWWDPSSITSPLAVSARQNQTNTWRAPTWDLTPEYEISDNVRAYVRYARGFRSGGYNGSAYTQSTVSTVTPEYLTDYEAGIKSEWFDKRLTANASVFHYDYRDIQVFALAPNPLGGAPVSTLSNAGQGRADGFELELKAQPINSLYLFANLGLLNTRFTEFANVPTAVGNSFARSPHTTIDVGGEYRVPLQVGSIAVGGDINYRSTEYFSATRQTVPQLWQAGYTVMNAHVSYVSSNQKYILTGYVTNLTNKVYKKLELLPSYGAYPVLYGDPRVFGLTFTAKI from the coding sequence ATGTTCAAGAGAAAAACACTCGTCGTCGCGCTCGGGGGAGTGCTTGCTGGTGGTGTGCTGATATCGCCGGCATGGGCTGCGGATACCGCGGCAGCCGATGCGCCAGTCGAAGCATCCGGTGCAGCAGTCCAGGCGAAACAGAAAGCGAAGCGCGCGAACAAGGCCGCGGCCGACACGAATCTGGGAGCGGTCACGGTCACCGCGCGCCGACGCAAGGAAAGCATTCAGAAAGTACCGGTCGCCGTTACCGCGTTGAGCGGCGACACCATCAAGAACAACGAATTGCGGGTGGTCAACGACATCACCAAGTACGTGCCGAACTTCACCGCGCAATCCACTGAAGGACGCGAACGGCCACGCTGGTTCCTGCGCGGCATCGGCAGCAATGATCCGTCGGATCTGTCGCTGAGCCCGATCGGTGTCTACTTCGACGACGTCTATATCAACAGCGTGTTCGGCCAGGGTTTTCCGCTCTTCGACCTCGACCAGATCGAAGTGCTGCGCGGCCCGCAGGGCACGCTGTGGGGCAAGAATACGATCGGCGGCGCGGTCAGCCTGACCTCGAAGAAGCCGACCTTCGACGTGGACGGCTACGGCAAGGTCGGATTCGGCCAGTACAATAGCCGACTCGCCGAAGCCGCGATTGGCGGTCCGATCGGCAGCAACGACGTGCTGGCGGCGCGCATTTCGGTGTATCACGAGAACGGCGACAGCTTTTACACCAACACGGTGGCGGACGGCCGCTTCGGCGGCTTCCATGACAACGCGGTGCGCTTCCAGTTACTCGCGGTGCCGACCTCGAATTCAGATTTCCTGCTGAATATCCACGGCCGTAATTACACCGGCGGTGGCGACCCATGGCACGCACAAGGGGCTGGGCCGAACGGTGCAAACCAGTTCGGTTTCGTCGGGTCGAGCGATCCGCAAACGGTTTCGTTGAATGCGCCCTCGAGCGATCATATTGCCTCGTATGGCGGGTCGTTGACCGCGCATTGGCACATCAACAGCGCCCTGACGTTGACCTCGATTACCGCGCTGGAAGGCCTGAATCGCTGGTATCAGGACGATGAAGACTACTCGCCCAACTATGACGCGCGTTCCCACGATACGCTCGCGTCGCATCAGTTCTCCCAGGAGTTTCGTCTCGAGTCGCCGCAGAACGAGCGTCTGAGTTGGATCGCCGGTACGCACTTCTTCACCGAGGAACTGAGCGAGGAAGGCGCCGGCGGCGGCTTGCCGGACTCGCCCGGCGGCCCGGCTTCGACGTTTTACCACCTGACCGAACTGACCCAGCATACGCAAAGCGCCGCGGTGTTCGGCAGCGTGAAGTATCGCTTCACCGATCGCTTCAACCTGACCGGCGGTCTGCGCTATACGATCGAACGCAAGACGATCAATCTGACGGGCTTGCAGAATACCGGCCCCGTTGCGTTCAGCGATGTGAGCAACTGGTGGGATCCGTCGTCGATCACGTCGCCGCTCGCGGTGAGCGCGCGGCAGAATCAGACCAACACGTGGCGCGCGCCGACGTGGGACCTGACGCCTGAATACGAAATCAGCGACAACGTGCGCGCGTATGTGCGCTATGCGCGCGGCTTCCGCTCGGGCGGCTACAACGGCAGTGCGTACACGCAAAGCACCGTGTCGACGGTTACGCCTGAGTATCTGACCGACTACGAGGCGGGCATCAAGAGCGAATGGTTCGACAAGCGCCTGACCGCCAACGCGAGTGTCTTCCATTACGACTATCGCGACATTCAGGTGTTCGCGCTGGCGCCGAATCCGTTAGGCGGCGCACCGGTGTCCACATTGTCGAACGCGGGGCAGGGGCGCGCCGATGGTTTCGAGCTTGAGTTGAAGGCGCAGCCGATCAACAGCCTCTATCTGTTCGCCAATCTCGGGCTGCTGAACACGCGCTTCACTGAGTTTGCCAATGTGCCGACCGCGGTGGGTAACTCGTTCGCACGCTCGCCGCACACCACGATCGATGTGGGCGGTGAGTACCGCGTGCCGCTGCAGGTGGGGTCGATCGCGGTAGGCGGCGATATCAACTATCGCAGCACCGAGTATTTCAGCGCGACGCGTCAAACCGTACCGCAGCTGTGGCAGGCGGGTTATACGGTGATGAACGCGCATGTGTCGTACGTGTCGTCGAATCAGAAGTACATTCTGACCGGCTATGTGACGAACCTGACCAACAAGGTCTATAAAAAGCTGGAGTTGTTGCCGTCTTATGGCGCGTATCCGGTGCTGTATGGCGACCCGCGAGTCTTCGGTTTGACATTTACGGCGAAGATCTGA